In Meriones unguiculatus strain TT.TT164.6M chromosome 17, Bangor_MerUng_6.1, whole genome shotgun sequence, a single window of DNA contains:
- the LOC132648802 gene encoding keratin-associated protein 13-1-like encodes MAYSCCSGNYSSRSFRRCLPSSGSSCGSSYPSNLVYTTTSCSPSTCQLGSSLSRGCQETCFEPTSCQRSCVVSRPCQMPCYYPRSCTPCSPCQGTYSGSLGFGSSSCCSLGYGSRSCYSRGCGSSGFRSLNCGVSGFPSLSYGSRYCYPSFFSSRSCQPCYRPICGSGLYGFSC; translated from the coding sequence ATGGCCTACAGCTGCTGCTCTGGAAACTACTCCTCCCGCTCCTTTAGGCGCTGCCTGCCCTCCTCAGGATCCTCCTGTGGCTCTTCCTACCCCAGCAACCTGGTCTACACCACCACCAGCTGCTCTCCCAGCACCTGCCAGCTGGGCTCCTCTCTCAGCAGGGGCTGTCAGGAGACCTGCTTTGAGCCCACCAGCTGCCAGAGGTCCTGTGTAGTGTCCAGGCCCTGCCAGATGCCCTGCTACTACCCCAGGAGCTGCACACCCTGCAGTCCCTGCCAGGGGACATATTCTGGGTCTCTGGGCTTTGGGTCCAGCAGCTGCTGTTCCCTAGGCTATGGATCTAGAAGCTGCTACTCCAGGGGCTGTGGATCCAGTGGCTTCAGATCTCTGAATTGTGGAGTGTCTGGCTTCCCTTCCCTCAGTTATGGGTCCAGATATTGCTACCCAAGCTTCTTCTCTTCCCGTTCCTGCCAACCTTGTTACAGACCAATCTGTGGATCAGGCCTCTATGGATTCAGCTGTTAA